gggaacctccatgtgctgcagatgcagccaccccagaaagcaaaaaattaaaaaaacgttttaaaaaaaataaataaaaagatttaagacAATAAACTGCTATTCATCACCTCCTCTGTACCTCCTCCTAGATACACCAACTGTCATTTCGACGCATTGGCCTTTTCTCTCTGCGCTTATGTATGCGCATCCATTTATATGTGAATATAAGGTGATGGTACTCAGGCACTTGCCCTCCAAATCCGTCAGCAGTTCCTCCTGAGAACCAGGACTGTCTGTCTCCTGTTTAATCATCACCCATCCCCACACCCACAACCACACAGTCACGGGTACAATGATGCCATCTAACTCGGTCCACTGTAGCATTTTCCCTCCTTGTCCCAAAACGGTCCTCTAGAGCTGGCTGTCACCTTGTATGTGGTGGTTGGGTCTGTTTACACTCCCTCTAATGGGCCCCGTCCCCCactgtttgttttagtttttcatgACATTTGCATTTATGCAATGTCCACAGGCCGGATCTGCCTGGCCTTTCCTGGAGTTAAACATTCAGGGCAGTGAGGCCATTTGAGAGGACAGCCCCTCAGGAGATCCAGGATGCCAGCGTGTCCCATTAGTGGGGAACAGCGGTTTACACACTGGGTCAAGGTGAGGTCACCAGGTCTCCCTGTTTCAGGTCCCTTGCAGACGGAATCAGCTGTGTGGGGGGTTAATTCTTTGAGAGCACAAATACAACATTTTTCCAATAACTGCTTGCGCAGTGGTTTCAGCATCACCCCATGGTCCTTGCCCGAATCTATCACTACAATGACTGTAAAATTACAAACTTCCCACCTTATCATttctctaaaattcttttttttttttttggtctttttgccatttcttgggccgcttccaaaccacatggagggtcccaggctaggggtctagtcagagctgtagccactggcctacgccagagccacagcaatgcgggatccgagccgcgtctgcgacctacaccacagctcacggcaacgccggatccttaacccactgagcaaggccagggatcgaacctacaacctgttcttagtcggactcattaaccactgagccacaatgggagctcctaaaatTCTTAAAGATTAATATGAACTCatggattctttttcttcatcactttttttttttttttgactgctgcctgcagcatgtggaagttcccaggccagggatcaaaccccccacAGCAGCGACACAAGCTGCGACAGtgacagtgatggatccttaacctgctgcggcACAGATGAACTCCCAGTTATTCTGTTGATGCTCGAACTTGATCCAAATGTAGCCAGCGAGGTGCCCACCACTTCAAGCTGGCTCCTGTGCTCATTTGGGGAAGGGCagtgactttttttatttttatgtcatttcaAACTTAGAAGTTGCAAGAGCAGTACTATGAACTCCTGCATATCTCTTAGAAAGACtcaccaggagttcctggtggctcagcggcaTTGTCACTTCAATGGCTCGGGTcgatgctgtggtgtgggtttgatccctggctggagaaattccacatgctgcaggtgctaccaaaaagaaaaggagtccccatcatggcgcagtggaaaccaatccgactaggaaccataaggttatgggttcgatccctggcctcgctcagggggttaagaatccggcgttgccgcgagttgtgggcagacatggcttggacctggcattgctgttgttggggcggaggccagtggctgcagctccaatgtgacccctagcctgggaacctccatgtgctgcaagtgtggccctctGCCCTGAGTgctcccctgtgtgtgtgtgtttatttatttatatacaaagCTGTTTTGAACCATCTGAGAGTAAGCGGAGCCACTGTGCACCTTTCCACGCAAGACCTCGGTGTGCATTTCTCAAGGGCAAAGCCACCTCTTACATCGCCGCCAAACCGTGACACGACCGTGGGAGAGCCATCCCTGACGCCTCACTCCAAGCTGCCCTGACATCTTTCCTGCATCCTTTTGATGCATTTGCTGTTCGCCGAGCACTTCCTCACTTCTGCCACAAGAAGGCATCCTCGGCTAGCCCAGGACGTCCCTGCCCCAGCTCTGAATGCACCATTTCTCCGGAACCCCTTCTAGAGGGATGGGATTTAGAAACCAAGGTCCAGAGCTGAGCGTGCTCAATGCTCCTGGGGTGCCGCTCTTCTGCGGGCCGTCTCAGGTGACAGAGCAGTCCCAGCACTCTGAATTTACCAGAGTTCCTCGCGCTCCAAACCTCCCCCcagtcttcctcttcttccctccttccgtATGTGTATCCCGCTGAATTTTAGGAAATGGCCAATATCCAACCatcttctttacttttcttttcttttcttttttttttgtctttttaggacaacacctgcagcatacggaagttcccaggctaggggggtcaaattggaggtacagctgtcggtctacaccacagcaacagcaatgccagatgtgagcaacatctgcaaactacatcacagctcacggcagtggtggatccttaacccgctgagcgaggccagggattgaacctgtgtcctcatggatactggtgggattcatcaccactgagccacaaagggaactccccaaccattTTCAGTCTACAAAAAAGGcgcatctggagttcctgctgtggcgtgaCGGGATGGGCCGCATCGCTGCAGCGCCAGAATATGGATTCGATTGCTGcctggcccagtaggttaaagcatctggcgttgccagaacAGCAGCTgggatctgctccctggcccaggaactccacatatgcTCCAGGGCAgctaaacaagcaaacaaaaagggcATATCTACATGATTTAACCAATTATCCTCCTCTCCACATTGAGAACTCTTGCTCTCAGCGGCATGAATGTATTTATTAACTTGCTCTGCTCCAAGATACCCTCCAAATAGCTTTGGAGTGATGACAACAATCCTGCTACTAACGAGACGCACTAAGGAAATCTCCAGctctatttgtaattatttttttcctcagaatataTCCCACTAGTGAAATACAGGGGGTTGTGTTCAAAATTCTTTGaactaattctgttttttttccctctgtggttACGTTAATTTGATACACAGGTTCACTTAGTACTGAACGTTAGggtctattttcattcttttttgatttactgtgttttggtttttttttttttgttttttgttattttgctttttagggccacgcctgtggcatatggaagttcccaggctaggggccggatcagagatacagctgctggcctgcaccacagccacagcaactcaggatctgagctgtgtctgtgacagctcgcagcaacgctggagccccaacccagtgagcgaggccagggatcaaacccacatcctcatgaataccaatcagatttgtttctgctgaaccatgacaggaactctgacttaactagtttttgattaaaaaattataagtgtatgggggttcccattgtggctcagcagtacggaacctgtctaggatccatgaggttgggggttcgatccctgggctcactcagtgggttaagaatcaaccTGGCgtggccacgagctgtggtgacAGTCACAGGCGAGGAtcagatcctgagttcctgtggctatggtgtaggccggcagccgcagctccaattcgacctggaaacttccacatgccacgggtgtggccctaaaaagaaaaaaagttgtaagTATTTGGAGTTTCCTGCTGGCTCAGAGGTTTAAAGATCTTgtgctgttactgctgtggctcaggttcaatccctggtcccacaacgtccacatgccacgtgcgtggccaaaaaaaatgaagaaacaaaatgacCCATGGCCAGAAAAGAGCCACTTCCTCCTCATCCACTTCCACCGTCTCCCCAGAGAGCGCCCTCTTCTCCCGGTTCTGGGGAAGCCATCCTGCCTCTCCTTCTGCAAAGATGAGCGTGTGCACGTATCAGAGGCTGAGTGGACGCAGACGCAGATGCTTCCTCGCCTTCCTTCTTACAGGTGACACAGCACACGCCCTCGCTGCTTCTCTTCTCTGCAGCCTGCGTGACCCACCCTGGGACCGCGCCTTGCACCCTCCCTCCACGGTTCGGGCCACCCGGAGCACGAAGTCATGAACACTGTAGAGCCTGTCACAGCATCCAGACAGCCCGGGGAGCGGGCAGCACATGGGGTCCAGGCTCCTGCCTGGAGCAGAGCTTTGACGCCTCCTGTCTGCCGGGACCGCTGTTTGTCACCTGTAAAACTGGACCCGGGGCGGTGGAGGTGAGCCAGGCAGGACATGACAGGCAGTGGCTCCTCCCAGTGGCCGTGGGAAGTCCTGGCCTGGGGCTGAGCTCCTGCCCGCAAGCTCCACAGGATCTCGCCTCAAGGCTGGCCCAGGGCCGCCAGAATGCTGGGTGCGGGGTCAGACCAAGGCTGTATCTTCCAAAGAAACACTGTCCCAGACCGCACTCCTTACTGCACTTCTGGTCACAGGTTAAGGCTTCTGAGGCTGCTCTGAGTTGGACCCGGCTGCTTAGGGTCCAGCCAAATGCATGTCaaacatacatatgtaaacatatgtatatatttaagacGGTAAAATTGCATCTTAAATATACCCTAAAGTCTACCTTCTGACATAGACCCTTCGGGAAATTATCTGTATTATCACAGGCAGGGGCTTTCTCCactgccaaagaaaaaaaatggacaagttcctggagttcccgctgtggcccagcgggatcagcagtgtctctggagcgctgggccGCAGGGTAGATCCCCAGccccccacagtgggttaaggatccagctttgctacagctgcagcataggttgcaacctgacttggatctgatccctggcctgggaactcacatgccgtggggcagccaaaataattttttttttaatttaaaaattaaaaaagtttttttttttttttagtctttttgccttttctagggccgctcccgcggcatatggaggttcccaggctagagatcgaattggagctgtagcctccggcctccaccacagccgcagcaacgcaggatccgagccgcatctgcaacctacaccacagctcatggcaacgccggatccttaacccaaggccagggattgaacccgccacttcgtggttcctagtcaaattcgttaaccactgagccacgacgggaactcctaaaaattaaaaaacttttgagCAAAGTAGGCTCCTGGTGGCCAGCTGCCGCCGCCCTCGCCGCCCTCCTCCACGTTCCCTGAGCCATCCCTCACCTCCGTCCCCAGCCCGAGACGGCTCACCTCTGGGGGCCTCCCTGACCCCATCCCACCTGCCGCCCTCTGCCTGCTTTTCCCATGTCGCTCTCCTCTGCATGCACATCCTGGAGCCCCTGGGGCAGCTGTTTTCTGTCCTCTGCTCCCTCGCCTCCAGCAGACAGCCGTGGGACAGGGCTCGGGGGAATGAGTGTGGGGTGGTCAGGGACCCTTCCCCCAGTGCCTGGAGCTGCCCCACGTCTGGCTTCAGGGGGTGGCTTCCAGGCCGGGCAGACACCCGGACAGGTAAGAACCTCAGCGCGAACTCACACATGGAAGAAAGGTCCCACTACTGATTTCACAAAAGGAGTTGAGCTTCTAAGTTGCCATCCCACCGACGGGCAGGATAACCAGCACCCGAGACTCGAGACTCGTGACTCGGGCGCTGGCTGGGTCCTCAGCGCCCTCCCCGGAGACTTGGACTCTGACTCCCAGGGGAGGCGGCGGCGCTGCTGCAAGAAAAGCCCTCGGCACGGTCCTCCCCCCAACCAGTTCTCAGGAGCAAACTCAGTGGGGTCTGGAGAGGGCGGGGAAGGCCACCTTCCAGCTCCTCCTCGCTGGCATCTTTCCTCCTGGGCAGCGGCTCGACAGCTAGCTCTTCTCAGGATCTGCTTTGAATTAAAAAGTGCTGTGGCCCTTTAAGAGAAGCATTCGCCACCCCCGCCCGCCCTGCTGCCCCCTTTGAAGTCTCTGGCGCTGAAAGGTTCCCAGTGGCAGATCTGAGGGTTTGTTTCTGCCTCCCGAGAGGCCACGTGCGgatcacggggggggggggggggggcgggggcggggggtgtcacATGATCGGCCAGGCCGCCCTGGCCTGCAGCTGCTTTGCAGCAGGCACGGAGGACCAGCCGGCTCCTTGGCTGGGGACAGCCTGCTGGAGCTCCCTCGGTCTCGCAGAGCCAGCAGCTGGGGGAGCGAAGGAGCAGGCCCTCCCCTCGGGCCTGGGGCGGCCTGACCTCCCTCGCCCTCTCACCTGCACGGTGAGACACTCTGGTGACACCCGGAGATGTGTAGGAAGCCCCTCCAtccccctgcccttcctgccctAGGCTTTGGAATGTGGCCGttcccaggaggaggcagggaccCTGACGACCCACAGTTAGAACAGGTCGGCGGCGGCCTGGCTTCCTGGAGAGTCCTCCAGCCGGGACTGCCCAGCAGCCAGGTGGGCTGTGCTGTGTGGGGAGAGCGGGATGGGGCAGGGGTGCCAAGGCCCGCCCCGGGGGAACCCCCCCCTACGTCCTCCGGGCGCAGACATGGGGGCGGGGCTTGCAGCTGAGTGACAGGAGCACCGGGGACTCAGCTTCCTCGCGAAGCCCTAGGGGCTCTCACCCACGTGCTCTCAGTTCCACAGGCGACCCGGGCCGGGCTCCCttgccgccccccgccccccgcccctgcacTGGACAGCCCCAGGCGAGGGCCTTTTCTCCTCGCAGCcccaggatggggggggggtagggTCCTGATGATGGATGAGGGGCTCCGGGAAACCAAAAGGGTCCAAGCTCGGTGCCTGCACCTGGGCTcgaggcccctcccccagctcagagCTGCCAGGGGAGGGGCCTCCCCTCGGAGCTCCGAGCCAGCCCCTGGGGGGGAGTGCGGTGGTCTGCCCgcttccctgccctcctgggcctcagaggccagcagctgggaCGCAGAGCCGCCCAGGTGGTTGTGCGAGGCTGGGCGGCTGAGGCCGGCAGGCAACAGCTGGGCCCCAGACGGgtgggcggcagctgcagcacagagCAGCCCCCTGCTGGGAGCCGGGGCTCAGGGGTCCCCAGGAGGGAGTGGCTGTGTAGTAGGGGGCAGTCCCAAGTCCAGGCATGGGCACTGGGTCTGGAGCTGCTGAGCGTCCGGAGGCCCTGAAGGCCCAGTCCCAGGAGGGACCCCCGTGCCACTGCCCCGAGCCTGCCCAACTCAGGCCCTAGCTCTTGTTTCCTGAAATATTCCATCTCCAACACTCCTTTCCCAGGAGTTGCTCCCTTGCCCTTGCAGGGACCGAACTCTCATGAGCTAACTCTGTGCCCCCTCCCCTATAACTTTTTCCCCACAGGAGCAGCCCCTGCACCCCCATCCTATACCTGAGGACACCCCTCCAAAAGAGGCAGAGGCCGCTTTGCACCTGGGCATGCATGGGATCTAAGCTTGGCCGGAAGCCCCTGCCACCCACCAGAATGGGAGCCAGGAAGCCAAGAGGCAGGAACGATGCAGAGCCAACCCTGGACATGGCACGAGGTGGGGCGCAGAAGGGTGGGTCCCATGTGCAGCATGTGTGGTGTCCGCGGTCCATGGGGACACTGTAAAAAGGCCATTTGGGACATTGTTCCTGCGTTCCCTCCCCAAGCCTGAGTGCCTGCCCTCCAGACATCCCACAGGCCCCTGCGCCCGGGACCCTGGTCCACCTTGGTCCCTGAAGGATGGCTGGCTTCCACCAGGGAGTCATAACTACCGTGGATCACATGCTCGCTGGCCATGAATCCTGCCTCATTTCATGCCCCTGAGACCCTGAGAAGCAGGTACCATGCTCCTGCACCTGAGGTGCAGAGAGCCAGCTGCCGGCCCTGCATGCTGCATTCAGGGTCCGCTCATCTGTGCAATGCGTGGATGGGGGCACACACATCCCTCGTGCCAGCAGGATCTCCGGGGTGGGACCAGCCCACCCCTCCCATCtgcctgccctccccgcccccagtcaCCTGGTGCCCCAGGCCCAGCGTGCTGGCCGGCACCGATCAGACCATCAGCGATTGGAGTTTTTCTAGGTAATATTTATAATGCAAAACctctttaaagtgtacaattccaCTTAGTACATGCAAAAAACACAACCGTCAACACTTTCATCAGCCCGAAAAGAAAtgccggggagttcccgttgtggcgcagtggttaacgaatccgacgaggaaccatgaggttgcgggttcgatccctggccttgctcagtgggttagggatctggcgtcgctgtgagctgtgacgtaggtcacagatgcggctcggatcccgcgttgctgtggcggtggcgtaagccagcagctggagctccaattcatcccctagcctggaaagttccatatgccacaggtgtggccctaaaaagacaaaagcaaaaagaaagaaagaaagacagaaaagctgGATTCATTAGCAGCTGCTCCCTATTCTTTTCTgtctcctggcaaccaccaatctctGTCTGTCTCTAGAGATTTGCCCGTgctggatatttcatgtaaacgCAATCACACAATAGGTGGCCTTTTGTGTctcacttcctttcctttccttcatgtTTTTAAGATTCGTCTGTGCTGTAGTGtgtgtcctttttatggctttaTTATAGTCCATTATATGGAAGAACcacatttttctttatccattttgttcCTAAGGGACATTTGGGTGGGTTCCACCTTTTTGGCTAGAGTGAGCATTGCTGCTGTGAACCATCACGAGCAAGCTTTTGTTTGACCACCTGTTTTCATGTCTTTCGGGGCCatgcctgggagtggaattgctgggtcacgtgATCCTTCAACACGGAACTGACTGAGGAGCCACCAAACTCTTTCCACAGCGGTTGCGCCATTTGATGTTCCTGCCAGCAACACacggttccaatttctccacatcctcgccaacacttgttttccatgttttgatctcagccatcctagtgggtgtgaggTGGAATCTGACCTGCTACTGTTcgcccacctcctctccccctcctacGGGTCCGGCCTCTGGTTCACTGGGTTGGGTGCAGGCAGCCTGGAAGCAGAGGCCCAGTGCTGAGTGGCTCCAAGGACCTGCCATCCCGGGGACCCCTTCCCAGGTGTGAGAGCTGAAAACTCTGCGTGGGGGAGTCCGAGGTGCAGAAGGTAAGGCTGGCCTCTCAGGGGCGGCGGTCCAAGGGCAGAGCCAGGCTGTCTGAGTCCAAAGGGGGATGAGGTGTGAATACCAAGGGTCTGGGGGGGGTTGTCTAGGCTTGAAAGGAGAGGTTTGGGGCAAGGCAGAGACAGCGAGGGACAGGCGAGTTCCAGAGAAGGCTCTTGGCTTCTGCCAGGGGTGTGGAATAAACCAAACAGGAACTCGCTTTGGTGCAGGCTAATTCTCATTCCAGCAATGCCAGTGTTTACAGCAGGcacacacgcccccccccccccgccggcccTGCCATTTCCTTGGCGATCAGAACGGCTGTCCCTGCAGCACGGGGCATGTTCACGCATGGGCTCCCGTAATCCCACAACGGCCCTCTGATGCAGGCACGGTCGTTGCCCGGctttaaagaagaggaaatggaggcacacAGAGAGGTCACGGGCCTCGCCCAGGATCGCCCCTCCGGGAAATGGCTCAGAGCCAGGACCGTGAGGCGCACACTTTGCAGTCATGCCATCCGGCTTGAAGCTGCATGTCCCGGCCTGGGACTTGGGATAACAGGTTCCTAGAGGAAGCTCCctggcgcgggggcggggggccacCTTCGTAAGGGGGACCTGTGTCTGATGTTGCCACCTCTGGCCAGTCCCATGCATGGCCTTTATCCCAGCTCGATAACAGGAGGATGGCGGGTGTGGATTTGCCAAGGGCCAGAGCTCACTCTTGGCTCTTCTGCTGCTAGCAGCCTCTGACTCTCAGTCTCCCTCATCAGGGAAATGGGTGCACAGCTGGCCCACAGGTGCTTTTATTTGTCACCACCTGCCTTATCCTGCATGGAGTGACCCCAGCCAAGACCAGCCTCTGGAGCACCTTAGGTTTTGAGGTGGAGGTGACAGCCAAGGGTCCCCCCAGTGGGTCTCAAGTCCCCAGGCTGGTGTCCCACTGCCTCCACTGGGAGCCTGGCAGAGCAGCCTGCTGTGTCGTAACTTTCTAGCGGGCAGCTCATTGCTCAGCTGGGGACCCGGCAGGGCACTGCTCACGACCATTGGGGCAGGAGGCCAAGGCAGAGGAAGGGTCCTCGGTGCAGCCAGAGGCTCCGGCAGCCTCCATTCTCCTGCTCTGGAGGGGCTGCAGGTGCCTCCCCAGGGCGCAGCTTCCCCACTGCCCTGAGTTATGAGGGCGCTCAGGGATCCCGCCCCAGCTTCCAGACCCCTGTGCCCAAGGGAAAGGTCTGCTTCCTGCCTTGAAGATGGCACAGTGACATCCACGGAGCTGTGGCTGGGAGGGGAACGAGAGGTCTACCAAAGCTGGCTATGGCACTTTGTGTGCGGAGAGCGAATAAAAACTTGTCTGTCTTCTGTCTGCCCACCCAGCCGGGAGGAAGCCTCCTAAGTAaacacctgcccccaccccactttcttttctgaggaggaaTCTCTTTCCGTCCCCAGGGAGGTGCGCGGGCAAGGTGAGAGGATGCGGCCGACGCACTACGTTGCGTGGAGGTCGCTGCACGGAGACCGCGGCGGCAGCTCTTCTAATGTCGCCCACACCACGGAGGCGGCTGGAGCCCAGAATGGTTCTCGGGGGTCCCCGGCGCCCGGCGCACAGCCAGGGGGCACCCGGGGAGGATCCAGGACCCCAGCCCGAGGCCTGCTGACCTCGGTAAGCGGCAAGGCCCCCTCCGCCTCCACTGCCTCCGAGGGCCGCCCAGCTCCTGTCCACCCAGGCGCGGGACGGGGCGGCTTCCCCCGTGGCGCCGGGCCGCGGCGCCCGTTCCCTCCCGCAGGTCTCCGAGGGCGCCGGGGCCTCGCGCCACACCTGTCCGCTCCTCCGGGAGGCCCCGGCAGCAGCGGCGCCGGCCCCTCGGCGCGGAGCCCTGTGTCCGCCGTCGCTTTGATCCCGGGGGCCCCGCTGGATAAAAGTCCCGGGCGGCTCCGCGCCAGCGCCAGAGGGGAGGCAGCCGAGCCGGGCGTACCAGCGGGCTGGCGCTGGGCGAGCGACGCCGAGGAGCGGGGGCCGCGGGGCCGCCCGCGCCGGCCGCGGTGAGCGCGGGGCCTCGGGTCGGGCCAGGGTGGGGGATGCGGCCCGGGGTCCCCGTCGCCTGCCGGCTGCCCGGGGCCCGGGCGGCGCGGCGAGGGGCGCTCCGGCGGCTCAGGTGAGCGCGCCCCCTGCGCCCCCGGCCCGTCGGGCCCGGGCGGCCGCGTGGCGGGCGGCGCTCCCCCCGCGCGGAAAAGCCCCGCTCCTTCCCCGCCCGCCCCCCCTTCCGGccgcccgggggcgggggcggcggcgccGGGCTGGCCGCGGTGAATGAGCCGCCGCCGGGGCCGCGGGGCCGCGCTGCCCCCCACGGAGCCAGGCCGGGAGCGCCTCCGGCGGCCGCGGCGGGATAGTCCAGGCCCCTCCGTCAGGCTTGCGGTTTGGGAAGAAAAGGCGATGCCTCCGCCAAGAAAAGAGCGAGCgcggccccctccccctccgccgagcccgggcggcggcggcggcggcacatCTAAGGCGCGGGCACCCGGGCCGCCGCGGCCCCCGCAAACTACGCCCAGGCTCGGCCCCCGCCTCTCATTGGCGCGGGCCAGAGCCAGCGCACCCAGACCGTACGCTGCCCTCGGCCGGCCGCGCGCGGAGCCCGAGCTGCCCAGGCCGACGGCGCCCGGCCCCGAGAGCCTCGACGCCGAGCCGCCCGCGCCTCCTCGGCCGGGCCCAGCGCGGGGAGCGGGGCGAGCGAGCGGGCGCGGCTGGCGCCCCGCGGCCCGGGCACCCCCGGCCCGGCGCCCCCGCCGCGCCGCCTCAAGGCCGCCCGCTCTCCGCAGGTGGCCGCGGGCCCGAGCGGCGCGGCCATGGGCCGAGGGGTGCgcgtgctgctgctgctgggcctgCTGCACTGGGCCGGGGGCGGCGAGGGCAGGAAGACCTGGCGGCGCCGCGGCCAGcagccgcccccgccgcccccgccgcgggCCGAGGTGGCGCCCGCGGCGGGGCAGCCGGTGGAGAGCTTCCCGCTGGACTTCACGGCCGTGGAGGGCAACATGGACAGCTTCATGGCGCAGGTCAAGAGCCTGGCGCAGTCCCTGTACCCCTGCTCGGCGCAGCAGCTCAACGAGGACCTGCGCCTGCACCTCCTGCTCAACACGTCGGTGACCTGCAACGACGGCAGCCCGGCCGGGTAAGGCCCGCACCCGCCCGCCGCGACCCGCTTGCCCCCGTCGGTGGCCCCGGGGCTGCAGGCCGCCTTGTCGCCGGCGGGCTCGCGCCACCCACCTCCCTGTCCCCCGCTCGGACGCACGGAGTCTCTGCGCCGGAGCCTCCCTGCTGGTGGCAGCGGTGCTCGCCCACAGGGGCAAAGGCTCCCGTCGGGGCCTCAGGGACGCTTGACCCCGGGGACGCTGGCCCCGGGGAGGGCCCTGCTTCGTGACTCGCCGCgcggagggggtggggcagctgTCGAAGCGCTGGTCCGGGACCAGCCCGGGCACTGACCCCTCGGCCACGGGGTGCCCAGCCCCTGTGCTCGCGTCCTTCGGTCCCTGGGCGGGGAGACGGCAGTCGGCGGCGAGTGGCCCTGGCTCCAGAAGGAGGAGGTGACACAGGGGGGCGGGGAGAGTCCTGccgtcctcccacccccacccggtTTACTGCTGCCGGGACTGCCGGGGGTCCCAGCCAGCCGGAGGGACAGGCAGGGGGCGCAGGTGGGACAGAAGGACCTGGGGGGCGGCGGTCACCCCTC
The Phacochoerus africanus isolate WHEZ1 chromosome 14, ROS_Pafr_v1, whole genome shotgun sequence DNA segment above includes these coding regions:
- the LOC125114968 gene encoding collagen alpha-1(I) chain-like, yielding MRPTHYVAWRSLHGDRGGSSSNVAHTTEAAGAQNGSRGSPAPGAQPGGTRGGSRTPARGLLTSVSGKAPSASTASEGRPAPVHPGAGRGGFPRGAGPRRPFPPAGLRGRRGLAPHLSAPPGGPGSSGAGPSARSPVSAVALIPGAPLDKSPGRLRASARGEAAEPGVPAGWRWASDAEERGPRGRPRRPR